CGGGGGAGTCCTCCTGGCAGGTGTGGCCCGAAACCGTGGACACGCGCAGGCCGGAACAGGTCCACGCCGAGGTGGCGGTCTCCGGGCTGCGGGGGCGTGGTGGCGCCGGCTTCCCGGTGGCCGCCAAGTGGGCCGCCGCGGGCGGCTCGCCTGACACGGTGGTGGTCGCCAACGGGGATGAGGGCGATCCCGGCTCCTACGCCGACCGGTTGCTGATGGAAGCCGATCCGGCGCGGGTGCTGGAGGGGTTGGCGCTGGCCTGTTTCGCCTGCGGAGCCCGCCGCGGCGTGGTGCTGGTGCGTTCGGAGTACCCGCGGGCGCTGGTGAGGATGCGGGCCGCGGTGGAGCGGGCCTACGCCGGCGGGCACCTGGGACGGATGATCCACGGCAGCGGCGTCGAGCTTGACGTCGAGGTGGTCGAGGGCGCCGGTTCCTACGTGGCAGGCGAGGAGACCGCCCTGATCGCCGGGCTGGAGGGTGCTCGTGGATGCGCGCGGGCCCGCCCGCCCTACCCGACGCAGCGGGGCCTGTGGAACGCGCCGACCGTGGTCAACAACGTCGAGACGCTGGCCGCCGTCCCGTGGATCCTGCGGCATGGCGGGACCGCGTACGCCCGCCGCGGTACGGGGGCCGAGACCGGCACGAAGCTGGTCTGCCTGTCCGAGCGGTTCGCCCGGCCCGGCTGCTACGAGGTCGAACTCGGCACATCGGTGCTCCGCATCGTCACCGAGCTGGGCGGCGGCCTGCGCGAGGGGGCGGAGCTGAGCGTTCTGCAGGTGGGCGGGCCGCTGGGCGGCTTCCTCGCCCCCAACCGGCTGGACGTGCCGCTGACCGATGCCGCCCTGACGAGCCAGGGCGCCACGCTCGGGCACGCCGGCCTCGTCGCCTTCGACCAGCAGGTGGAACCCGAGGAGGTGCTGCGGCATGTGTGGGAGTTCGCCGCCGCCGAGAGCTGCGGGGCCTGCTCACCCTGCAGGGTCGGTTCCCGCCGCGGTCTGGAGATCGCCGAGGCCGGTGTGCCGCCGGGGGAGGAGTACGCGCGGCTGCTCCGGGTGATGGGCCAGGCCAGCCTGTGCGCCTTCGGGCGGCGGGTGCCCGCCGCGGTGCGCAGTCTTGTCCGTGCCTACGGGGACAGGCTGGCGGGGTGGGACCGATGAGGGTCGACGTCGACGGTGTCACCGTCTGGCCGGCCGACGGTGCCTCGCTGCTCACCGCGGTGCGCTCGGCCGGCGTCGAGCTGCCCACCCTGTGCCACGACGACCGTCTGACTCCGATGGGCTCCTGCCGTACCTGCCTGGTGAGATCCGGTGGGAATGTGGTGGCCGCCTGCGTGACCCCGGCCGCCGACGGCGCGGTGGTCGAGGTCGTCTCCGACGATCTGCGAGCGCTGCGCCGCGAGGCGGTGGAGCTGATCGTCTCCGTCCTGCCGCCCTACGCTCTGGGCGACGGCGTGGGCAGCGGCGAGCTGGCCCGGATCTGTCACTCGCTGGGGATCGCGCCGGAGACCGCCCAAGGCCGCGGTGGCCGGGGCCGCGACGACACCCACCCTTACGTCCGCCTCGATCGGGATCTGTGCATCGCCTGCGGCCGGTGCGTGCGGATGTGCTCCGAGGTCCAGGGCACGTTCGCCCTCACCCTGGTCGGTCGGGGCTCCGATACGGTGGTCGCTCCCGGTACGGGCGGGGCGTGGGCCGACTCCGACTGCGTCGCCTGCGGTGGCTGTGTCGACACCTGTCCCACCGGGGCGCTCACCGAGCCTGGACTGCCGTTCGGCGCTGATGCGGCGGTTCCCGCACGTACCCGTACCACGTGTGGCTACTGCGGCGTCGGCTGTTCCCTGGAGGTGCTCACCCGTGACGGCCAGGTGACAGCCGTCCTGCCGGACCACGACGGCGCGGTCAACCACGGGCACGCCTGCGTCAAGGGCCGCTTCGCCCATGGCTTCCTCCGTTCACCGGAACGGCTCACCCGGCCGCTGCTGCGCCGCGACGGCCGCCTGGAACCGGTGAGCTGGGCCGAGGCGCTCGGCCACGTCGCCTCTGGCCTGCGGGCCGCCGTCGCCGAGGGCGGTCCCGACGCGGTGGCGGCGATCTCCTCGTCGAGGGCCACCAACGAGGAGAACTACCTGATCCAGAAGTTCATGCGGGTCGCCATCGGCACCAACAACATCGATAACTGCTCCCGGCTCTGCCACGCCCCCTCGGCCGCCGGGCTGACCGCCGCATTCGGCCTGTCCGGAGGTACGGACACCTTCGACGACGTCGAGAGGGCCGACTGCCTGCTACTGGTGGGTGCCAACCCGATCGAGGCCCATCCCGTGGTCGGCGCGCGACTGCTCCAGCGCGTCCTGCGCGGGGCGCGGTTGATCGTTGCCGACCCGCGGGCCGTCGGGCTGGCCCGTTACGCCGACGTGCACCTGCGGCCCCGCCCCGGCACGAACGTCGCCCTGTTCCACGGGCTGGCGCATGTGCTGCTCGCCGAGGGGCTGATCGACGAGGAGTTCCTGCGCCGCCGCGCGGCCCGGAATGCGCATCCCGGAGATGTTCGCAGCCGCACGCGCGAAAGAGCTGCGGGCGCTGTGGATCGTGGGAGAAGACGTGTGCGCCACCGATCCGGACGCCACCCGGGTCGCCGAAGCCCTGGATGCCTGTCCGCTCGTCGTCTGCCAGGAGCTGTTCCTGTCCGAGACGGCGCGCCGCGCCGACGTCGTGCTGCCGGTCGCGTCCTGGCTGGAGAAAGACGGCACCTTCGTCAATTTCGACCGCCGCTTCCAACGGGTGCGTTCCGCGCTGGACCCGCCGGGAGAGGCCATGACCGACTTCGCGGCCGTCCACGCCATTGCCTCGGCGCTCGACGTGGACCTGGGCTGCCGGACGCCGGCCGAGGCGCTGGCCGAATGCGGCCGGGTGGCACCCCTGTTCGCGGGACTGTCCCATGAGCGCCTGGACCGGGAGGGCGCCATCCCATGGCCGTGCCCGGACCCTGACCGCCCCGGAGAGGCCAAGCTCTACCGGGAGCGGTTCGCGACACCTGACGGTCTGGCTCACCTGGCCGCCTGCCCTTACCTCCCGCCAGGCGAGAAGCCGGACGACCGCTACCCCCTGATCTTGGTCACCGGGCGGCGCTGGGCGCACTACAACTCCGGCAGCATGACCCGCCGCACGCCCAACATCCGGCTGGCCGCTACCGACTGGCTCGACCTCCATCCCGCCGACGCCGCCCGGTACGGCCTCGGCGACGGCGACCCGGTCACGGTGGAGAGCCGCCACGGCCGGGCCGGCCTGACCGCCCGGCTCAGCCGCGACATGGCGCCTGGGCAGGTCTTCTGCGCCTTCCACTTCCCTTCCAGCGGGGTCAACACCCTCACCTCCGATCACGCGGACACCGCGACGTCGTGCCCTGAGTACAAGGTCACCGCGGTGCGGCTGGTGCCGAGCCATGACACGTCGACGCGCTGAGGTGGGTTTCTTCCGCGCGAAAGGGCGAAGGCCTCTCCGCGCCGGGACGATCCTCCCTGGGAAAACCACCGGTGCTGCGATCAGATGGGAGCGGGTGAGAGACAGGTTCGCCGCCTGGCCGGAGAAGTTCCCCGAGGTGGAAGTGGTGGAGGACGTTCAGGGCGCTCACCCCGTCCAAGCTCTCACCGACGCGTCCACCAGGGCCGATCTGGTTGTGGTGGGCTCGCGGGGCAGGAGCGTGGTCGGTTCGGTGGTGCTGGGCTCCGTCAGCCGCGGCGTGCTGCACCATGCCCACTGCCCGGTGGCGGTGATCCGGTCCTGAACGCCGGGCTCACGCGCGAGCCCGGCGAGTCGCCTCGTGAGTCGCCGACCGCCCGCCCAGAGCTTCATCCGACCGCGCCGGCCGGGTCTCGCCATGAGCCCGGCCGACTGTGGGTCTGGCATGCCGGGGTCCGTCGCTGATATACACCCGTGGGAACTCGGAGGGGGAACGGCATGCGCAGGCGGTGGCTTCTCGCGGTGATCACCTCGGTGGTCGCGATCATCGCCACCGGCGTGTACGCGCTGGTGGTCACCCCGGACGACGTGGTGGCCTCCTCTCCGGAGCGGTCCGGTCTCTCCGGAGAGCCGGTCGGGGAACCGCCGCCCGCCCCGGCGCCCATGCTCACCCTCCTCCCGGAGCCCACTCCCACACCGACCCCTCCGGCCGATCCGGGGCAGACCGCGGCGGGTTACCTCGCCGCCTGGCAGGCCGGTGACCTCTCCTCAATGGCCGGCCTGGTCGCCGATCCGCCGGCCGACTTCGCCGAGCGGCACCGGCGGTTCGACACCGAACTGCGGGTCTCGTCGCTGTCCCTCACCCCCGGTGAGCCGCTCCGCCAGGGGGAGGAGGCCGAAGTGCCCTTCCAGGGGGCGCGAGAGGTGGCGGGGCTGGGGCGGTGGCCGTTCTCCTCGGCCCTGCGGCTGACGCTGCGGGCCGGCACCTGGAAGGTGCTCTGGACCCCGGAGACGCTGCACCCCTCGCTCAAGGACGGCGGGAGCCTCCGGCTCAAGGAGACCCGGGTCCGCCGTCCGGCCACGCTCACCCGCGAGGGCGTGCCCTTCCCCCGCGACAGCAGGGCGGGCGCCTACGTCACCGGGCTGGACGACACGGCGGACGAGCTGGCGCTGGAGGAAACCCCCTCCGGCCGGACGCTGCTCACCTCCCCGGCCCCGCCGCTCCCGGGGACGCGCAGCACGATCTCCCAGCCCGTGCAGGCCGCGGCCGCCCGTGCCCTGGACGGCGTCGAACGGCCCGCCGCGATCGTGGCCGTGGACGTCCCGACCGGCCAGGTGCGCGCGGTGGCGGACACGCTGGGCGGCAAGCTGGCGTTCAACGGCCTCTACCCGCCCGGCTCGACGTTCAAGGTGGTGACCGCCGCCGCGCTGCTCCGCACCGGCCTGACCCCGGAGTCACCGGTCGCGTGCCCGGCCGCCTACACCATCCCGAACGCCCGGAGCTTCACCAACGACGGCGGTGCCGATCACGGCACCGTGACCCTCACCATGGCCTTCGCGTTCTCCTGCAACACCACCTTCGTCCAGCAGGCCTACGAGCGGCTGCGCGACGACCGGCTGCGCGCCGAGGCCGCCGACCGGTTCGGCTTCCGGGAGAAGCCGGGCCTGAGCTCCTGCCGGATCCGGCCGCAGGCGGACCTGAACGAGCTGGGCTCCGACGCCATCGGCCAGAACTCGGTGCAGGCCAGCCCGCTCTGCATGGCCGAGGTCGCCGCCGCGGTCGCGGGCGGCGTCTGGAGACCCGCGATCATGACCGACGAGCCTCCGGCCGGCTCGCCGGCCCCGGTGCCGCTGGACGAGGGCGTGGCCGCCGGCCTGCGCGCGATGATGGGCGCCGTGGTGGCCCAGGGCACGGCCGCCCAGGCCGGACTGCCGCCGGGCACCGCCGGCAAGACCGGGACCGCCGAGATCGCCGACGGCGGGTCCCACGCCTGGTTCATCGGCTACCGCGACACGCTGGCCTTCGCGGTGTTCGTCCAGAACGGTGGCAACGGCGGCAAGGCGGCGGCGCCGCTCGCCGCGAGGTTCCTCAAAGCCCTCTGAGACGAAAGCTGCGTTCAGGGACCCGCCGAAGAGAACACCGCCCTCCCCTTGGGATAGAGGAGGATCGGCCGGCTCCACGAGCAGTTTCAGCGGATCCGCAGCTCGACCACTGCCGCCACGTCCGCGAGAGCGGCGTCTCGGGGGTGAAGGCGATCCTGCTCGACCTGGCCACCCGGCGGCGCTTCCCGGCCGTCCTGCCGCTGCCACGCCTGGCATCGGCGCTGTTCAGGCCATCCGGCTGGCTGGCGGGCCTGCCGATGCGGGAGGTCTCGGTACGTCGGTCGCGAGTGCTCCCGCCCGGGCGGGCACGGGGGCGACCGTCACGCCATGTCCCAGAGCAGCCGGTAGTAGGCGATGCGCTCCGGGTCCGGGGCGATCCCGTACGCGTCGTACACGACACCGTCGTAGCCCGGGCCGTAGTTCCACTCCGTGCTCCACGCCGCGACCGCGAGATCGGCCCACCGGTCGGCCACCCCGAGCGAGCCGAGGTCGACGTGCGCGGCGAACGTGCCGTCGTCGTGCAACAGGGTGTTGGGGACGCACGCGTCCCCGTGGCAGACCACCAGGCGGTCGATCGCGGGCGGCTCGCCGATGCGCGCCCGGGCCTCCGCGAGGTCGAGATGGCGGTGCTCGGGGAACCAGTCGGCCGGTCCCTCGCCGTCGGCGATGCGCTCGTCGGCGCGGGCGAGCCGCCGATCGACGCTCCAGTCGAACGGGCATCCCTCCACGGGCAGGGCGTCGTGGAGCAGGCGCAGCCCTCGGCCGATCGCGGCCGCCGCGGTCGCCGGGTCGGCGATCCAGCGAGGGTCCACCGCCGAGCGGCCGGGGACCGCCGCCGTGACCAGCCACGCACCGTCGGCGTCCGTACCGTGCTCGATGACGCGCGGAACGGTCGCCCACCGCTGCGCCCAGGCCAGGCGCTCCGCTTCGGCGGGGAGGTCGATCTCCGGGGTGCCGGCGGCGACCCACTTGGCGTACCTGGTGCCCTCGCGCCCGTTCTCGAGGCGGAACGTCAGGCCGCCGAGCTCGTTGCGCCACACCGGAGTGACGGTGTCGCCGCCGGCGAGCGCCGCGACGACGGCGGGGACGGCCACGGGGCCGGTCGGGATCTCGGAGATGACGGGGCGGCTCATAGAGACGCGATCCTCCCAGTGAGCGGCACCGGTGACAAACGGTTTTTCGAGGGAGAGGCGGTCTGCCGGTGAGGCTCGAGTACGGGAACCTCACGGTTTTCAGCGCTGTTCAGCGAGGAACCCGGGCCGCTCGGCAGGCTGCCCCCCTGCCTATTTGCTGTTTTTACGTAGTTACGTAAAATAAAACCATGGACCTAGAGGATCGCGTCGCAGAGTTGGAACGCCGACTCGCGGCGCTTGAGGGAGCCGACCGCGGTGGAGGCCGCGCCGCCCATCCGGAGGACTCCGATTTCTGGGCCCTGGAGGGCCTGAAGGCGAAGTTCGCCGAGGGTGAGGTCGCCCATGGCGGAGTGCTGTTCACCGGAGCGGTCCGGTTGCCGACGGGCGAGCGGTACGAATGGCAGCAGTCCCTGCCCACCGACGCGCTCCTCGGCGAGGACTGGTCGGATGTCGCGGAGTCCTTCGCGGCACTGGGGCATTCCGTGCGGATGCGCCTGCTCCGCGAGATCCTCGACGGCCGTCGCACCGTCGCCGAGCTGGCCGCGCTCGACGGCCTCGGCACAACCGGTCAGGTCTACCACCACCTGCGGCAACTGACCTCCGCGGGCTGGCTGCACGTCGCGGGCCGGGGCCGCTACCAGGTCCCTCCGGGACGGATGGTCCCGTTGCTGGTGGTGCTGGCCGCCTCCCGGCCCTGAACCCGTCCGACACCCGATCCCTGGAAGGGCGTCATGCGCAAAACATTCATGATCC
This DNA window, taken from Streptosporangium album, encodes the following:
- a CDS encoding ArsR/SmtB family transcription factor; the protein is MDLEDRVAELERRLAALEGADRGGGRAAHPEDSDFWALEGLKAKFAEGEVAHGGVLFTGAVRLPTGERYEWQQSLPTDALLGEDWSDVAESFAALGHSVRMRLLREILDGRRTVAELAALDGLGTTGQVYHHLRQLTSAGWLHVAGRGRYQVPPGRMVPLLVVLAASRP
- a CDS encoding penicillin-binding transpeptidase domain-containing protein, translated to MRRRWLLAVITSVVAIIATGVYALVVTPDDVVASSPERSGLSGEPVGEPPPAPAPMLTLLPEPTPTPTPPADPGQTAAGYLAAWQAGDLSSMAGLVADPPADFAERHRRFDTELRVSSLSLTPGEPLRQGEEAEVPFQGAREVAGLGRWPFSSALRLTLRAGTWKVLWTPETLHPSLKDGGSLRLKETRVRRPATLTREGVPFPRDSRAGAYVTGLDDTADELALEETPSGRTLLTSPAPPLPGTRSTISQPVQAAAARALDGVERPAAIVAVDVPTGQVRAVADTLGGKLAFNGLYPPGSTFKVVTAAALLRTGLTPESPVACPAAYTIPNARSFTNDGGADHGTVTLTMAFAFSCNTTFVQQAYERLRDDRLRAEAADRFGFREKPGLSSCRIRPQADLNELGSDAIGQNSVQASPLCMAEVAAAVAGGVWRPAIMTDEPPAGSPAPVPLDEGVAAGLRAMMGAVVAQGTAAQAGLPPGTAGKTGTAEIADGGSHAWFIGYRDTLAFAVFVQNGGNGGKAAAPLAARFLKAL
- a CDS encoding aminoglycoside 3'-phosphotransferase, which produces MSRPVISEIPTGPVAVPAVVAALAGGDTVTPVWRNELGGLTFRLENGREGTRYAKWVAAGTPEIDLPAEAERLAWAQRWATVPRVIEHGTDADGAWLVTAAVPGRSAVDPRWIADPATAAAAIGRGLRLLHDALPVEGCPFDWSVDRRLARADERIADGEGPADWFPEHRHLDLAEARARIGEPPAIDRLVVCHGDACVPNTLLHDDGTFAAHVDLGSLGVADRWADLAVAAWSTEWNYGPGYDGVVYDAYGIAPDPERIAYYRLLWDMA
- a CDS encoding NADH-ubiquinone oxidoreductase-F iron-sulfur binding region domain-containing protein, giving the protein MSSAGWLDAFRALADLRGRPGTRLMESLARAAAGSAEGPRAWAPAVAGRLGLPAAAGLGPATFYADLAARHGRRHVRVCTAAACFAACAGRHLAEVENVLGTPVNSADPQAGASLQGVRCLGYCYAGPACLDGDLPCTGPAVADQLAGRALPRAPSIPVADATGDPVVLAGIVAGESSWQVWPETVDTRRPEQVHAEVAVSGLRGRGGAGFPVAAKWAAAGGSPDTVVVANGDEGDPGSYADRLLMEADPARVLEGLALACFACGARRGVVLVRSEYPRALVRMRAAVERAYAGGHLGRMIHGSGVELDVEVVEGAGSYVAGEETALIAGLEGARGCARARPPYPTQRGLWNAPTVVNNVETLAAVPWILRHGGTAYARRGTGAETGTKLVCLSERFARPGCYEVELGTSVLRIVTELGGGLREGAELSVLQVGGPLGGFLAPNRLDVPLTDAALTSQGATLGHAGLVAFDQQVEPEEVLRHVWEFAAAESCGACSPCRVGSRRGLEIAEAGVPPGEEYARLLRVMGQASLCAFGRRVPAAVRSLVRAYGDRLAGWDR
- a CDS encoding molybdopterin oxidoreductase family protein translates to MTDFAAVHAIASALDVDLGCRTPAEALAECGRVAPLFAGLSHERLDREGAIPWPCPDPDRPGEAKLYRERFATPDGLAHLAACPYLPPGEKPDDRYPLILVTGRRWAHYNSGSMTRRTPNIRLAATDWLDLHPADAARYGLGDGDPVTVESRHGRAGLTARLSRDMAPGQVFCAFHFPSSGVNTLTSDHADTATSCPEYKVTAVRLVPSHDTSTR